The stretch of DNA TTCTAATTGACAAAGATAGTTCCTTTCTGGAGATTGGTGCCTTTGCCGGTTATGGCATGTACGAGGAATATGGCGGTTGCCCTGCTGGCGGAGTTATTGCTGGCATTGGTTATATCAGCGGCCGCCAATGTATGATCGTGGCCAATGATGCCACGGTGAAAGCAGGTGCCTGGTTTCCCATTACAGGCAAAAAGAATTTACGAGCACAGGAAATTGCCATGGAAAATCGCTTGCCGATTATTTACCTGGTCGATAGTGCTGGGGTGTTTTTACCCATGCAAGATGAAATATTCCCGGATAAAGAGCATTTTGGCCGAATTTTCAGAAACAATGCGCACTTGTCAAGCATGGGTGTCCCGCAGGTGGCAGCCATTATGGGGAGTTGCGTGGCGGGCGGTGCCTACCTGCCTATTATGTCTGATGAAGCCCTGATCGTAGATAAAACAGGTTCCATTTTTTTGGCGGGCCCTTATCTGGTAAAGGCAGCCATTGGGGAAGACGCCGATCAGGAGACCCTAGGTGGGGCAACTACGCAATCCGAAATTTCGGGCGTTACAGATTATAAAATGCCCGATGACCAAACTTGTTTGGAGACCATCCGCGATTTAATAGATAAAATGGGGCGCTTTGAGCAGGCGGGGTTTAGCCGAGAGACGCCTCAGCTGCCCAAAGAAGCGCCCGAAGAAATACTACAAATCTTCCCCGATAACCCCTCCAAACCTTACCCTACGATTGAAATTGTCAAGCGATTGGTAGACGAATCTAAATTGACCATTTATAAAAAAGACTATGGTAAAACCATCTTGTGCGCCTACGCGCGGATAGATGGCTGGGCAGTAGGCATTGTGGCCAATAACAGAGAGGTGGTCAAAACAGCCAAAGGAGAAATGCAATTTGGCGGGGTCATCTATTCCGACTCAGCGGACAAAGCCACCCGCTTTATCCTCAATTGTAATCAAAAAAAAATCCCCTTGATCTTTCTCCAAGATGTAACAGGCTTTATGGTCGGTACACGGTCTGAGCATGGGGGAATCATCAAAGATGGGGCAAAGATGGTGAATGCGGTCGCCAACTCAACGGTACCTAAATTTACCATTATCATGGGTAATTCCTATGGTGCCGGTAATTATGCGATGTGCGGTAAGGCATATGATCCTCGACTGATTGTAGCCTGGCCAACAGCGAAGGTTGCAGTGATGGGCGGTTCCCAGGCCGCCAAAACCCTCACCCAAATCCAGGTTGCCTCTCTGAAGTCTAAAGGACAGCCCCCTAATCCGGAGGAGGAAGAAAGGCTCTTCAATGAAATCAAAGATCGTTACGAAACACAAACTACCCCTTATTATGCTGCTGCCCGACTGTGGGTAGACGCGATCATCGATCCTCTGCAAACTAGGACATGGATTTCTGAGGGAATCAAAGCGGCCAATAATGCGCCAATAGCTCGTTTTAATCCAGGAGTCATACAAACTTAGCAGCATTTAACGGGAGCCGAAGGATCTTTTCCATTACATGCACCTTTGGTCAATTGTCCAACCTTGATTTTTAAACTAACTTTCACCAGTGATCTGTTACGCATGCCCCCTCCAGAAACAACATCAAACAAATTTCAAGCTTGGCTAAAACGCATTGGCCTGCTGGGATTTCTTTTTTTCTTTATTAAAGGGATGGTTTGGGTGGCCATTTTTATGGGAATCGGACAATGTTTTAACTAAATGCTTAGAATATATACATTTATAATATTATGCTTGTGTGAGGTGGTTGTCGTTTCCGCACAAGAGGTCTTCTCTCTTCGAAATCCCTCCATGGAGGCGCTCCCCGGGCCTGCCAAGACACCTACCTTTTGGCATTTTTGCGGCCCACCGAATGAAACACCTCCTGATATTCATCCTTCGGGTGCCTTTGGCGTCCAAAAAGAAGCCGCCCATGGCCAAACCTATCTGGGGCTTGTGGTACGAGACAATGGCACTACCGAGAAAATCTCTCAACGCCTGGATGAACCCTTAACGCCTAACCAAACCTATCGCTTTCAATGTTATGCCGCTCGTCCAGAAATCTATAGAAGCATTAGCCGAACCACCATGCGGCCAGATTCTTTCACGCGAGCCATTCGCCTCCGTTTATGGGGTGTCAAACATTGTGAGAAACTTGTTTTATTAGCTACTTCTCCATTGATTACAAGCACACAATGGCAAATTTATACCTTTGAATTCTCTACAAATATAGCACTGCCTGGAATCATGCTGGAAGCTTGGTATGAACAAGATGAAACTGATGCCTACAATGGTGGTATTTTCATTGATTTGGTATCGCCCATTTACAAAGCTTCTGCCCTATCTATAGGTCCACCTAGTACTCCTCCTCTTAGCGATCCAAACTCCCTCAAAGGCTTTGTCTATCAAGAAATACAGAAAATTGCCCTCGACAATCAGTCACTTCCATTGAAGGAACTCATCCACACTGCAGATTCCTGTTATTACTACACTTGTTTGCCACTTTGGGATATTGGTCATATCCTAAGCTATTCTCCGAAAGCCAAGCTACACCTTGCCTCCACGATGGCATCTGCCTTACAAAAAGAAGCCATCGAAGAAGCGCTACAATTGGGCGGACTCCCTCTTCATCGTATCAAATGGCACAAAATGAAAAAACCCGCAAGGTATAGGCGATGGCTGGGGAACGATCCTAAAGGTGTACTGTATATTGGCCTGACTGGAATTTGAATAAATGTAGATATTTGAGCTGATCGCTCTACTTTCATTTTTCAAAC from Saprospiraceae bacterium encodes:
- a CDS encoding acyl-CoA carboxylase subunit beta, whose protein sequence is MTTIDVEKGKNEDSLKRLLAKMNYRLEAIMLGGGAKRIEKQHSLGKLTARERISFLIDKDSSFLEIGAFAGYGMYEEYGGCPAGGVIAGIGYISGRQCMIVANDATVKAGAWFPITGKKNLRAQEIAMENRLPIIYLVDSAGVFLPMQDEIFPDKEHFGRIFRNNAHLSSMGVPQVAAIMGSCVAGGAYLPIMSDEALIVDKTGSIFLAGPYLVKAAIGEDADQETLGGATTQSEISGVTDYKMPDDQTCLETIRDLIDKMGRFEQAGFSRETPQLPKEAPEEILQIFPDNPSKPYPTIEIVKRLVDESKLTIYKKDYGKTILCAYARIDGWAVGIVANNREVVKTAKGEMQFGGVIYSDSADKATRFILNCNQKKIPLIFLQDVTGFMVGTRSEHGGIIKDGAKMVNAVANSTVPKFTIIMGNSYGAGNYAMCGKAYDPRLIVAWPTAKVAVMGGSQAAKTLTQIQVASLKSKGQPPNPEEEERLFNEIKDRYETQTTPYYAAARLWVDAIIDPLQTRTWISEGIKAANNAPIARFNPGVIQT